In Aeromicrobium marinum DSM 15272, one genomic interval encodes:
- a CDS encoding RelA/SpoT domain-containing protein: protein MPPEIIVPSKNQIRKAGKFLRDLDQEPDLSALDGTKVDEALEIVQLFRAAHAYPMLKVRIGLEGFVRTTKVNGGTTQRHKRVARIVRKLRRTRDGPGGGTALDRLEDIGGCRTVVATPQELSKLAAHIRRRWSGQFVRSPRDYVAMPKDMGYRAIHFVVERDKRAIEIQLRTRGQQQWADAVEAADARWATVDGINLKDEVAPEELKNFFRTAGEMIYRREFGIALDDAFHAEFDEARRQVIAAGFYTG, encoded by the coding sequence ATGCCGCCCGAGATCATCGTTCCCTCCAAGAACCAGATCCGGAAGGCCGGAAAGTTCCTGCGGGACCTTGATCAAGAACCCGATCTGTCAGCACTGGACGGGACCAAGGTCGACGAGGCACTCGAGATCGTTCAGTTGTTCCGCGCGGCGCACGCCTACCCGATGCTGAAGGTACGGATCGGACTCGAGGGTTTCGTGAGAACGACCAAGGTCAACGGGGGAACGACGCAGCGACACAAACGAGTTGCTCGCATCGTTCGGAAACTGCGTCGGACGCGAGACGGACCAGGCGGCGGCACCGCGCTCGATCGCCTTGAGGACATCGGGGGGTGCCGGACGGTCGTCGCCACGCCTCAGGAACTCTCGAAGCTAGCGGCACACATCCGCAGGCGGTGGAGTGGCCAGTTCGTGCGGAGCCCTCGCGACTACGTCGCCATGCCGAAGGACATGGGATACCGGGCGATCCACTTCGTCGTCGAACGTGACAAGCGAGCGATCGAGATCCAACTCCGGACGCGAGGTCAGCAGCAGTGGGCCGATGCTGTTGAAGCAGCTGACGCGCGCTGGGCAACGGTCGACGGCATCAACCTGAAAGATGAGGTTGCACCGGAGGAGTTGAAGAACTTCTTCCGCACCGCAGGCGAGATGATCTATCGTCGTGAGTTCGGGATCGCGCTCGACGATGCCTTCCACGCAGAGTTCGACGAGGCCCGCCGGCAAGTGATTGCGGCCGGCTTCTACACTGGCTAG
- a CDS encoding NAD(P)-binding domain-containing protein, with protein MQHPVVIIGAGPVGLAAAANAASRGMDFVVLEAGRDAGAAVGEWAHVRLFSSWSELVDPVARQLLDAGTGWIAPDEATYPTGGEWRERYLRPLADVLDASERGSVHFGARVTGVSRAGRDLLVDSGRDADPFAVHVETADGRERLLASAVVDASGTWTRPNPLGADGWPALGERENADRFIYGIPDFTDPAVAARYVGRHVAVAGKGASAQGALIGLARLAGHEPATRVSWLLRRPSVGDAFGGGDNDQLEQRGKLGQDARTAAASGVVTDVTQFRTVSAETQSNGRLTLVSTGGQRVQDVDEVIVVTGYRPDFSFLAEVRLDLDPALGAARILADQIHPDHHSCGDVAPHGHRELAQPERDFFIVGMKSYGRAPSFLAMTGYEQVRSVVAALDGDLEAADRVDLVLPETGVCDGAGAFDDPAASGGGCCGAPQAGVLTLGGAGAR; from the coding sequence GTGCAGCACCCCGTGGTCATCATCGGCGCCGGTCCCGTCGGCCTCGCCGCCGCCGCCAACGCCGCCTCGCGCGGCATGGACTTCGTCGTGCTCGAGGCCGGCCGCGACGCCGGGGCAGCCGTGGGCGAGTGGGCGCACGTCCGCCTGTTCTCGTCCTGGTCCGAGCTGGTCGACCCCGTCGCACGGCAACTCCTCGACGCCGGCACCGGGTGGATCGCGCCCGACGAGGCGACCTACCCCACCGGTGGTGAGTGGCGCGAGCGGTACCTGCGCCCCCTCGCCGACGTCCTCGACGCGTCCGAGCGGGGCTCGGTCCACTTCGGCGCCCGGGTGACCGGGGTGAGCCGGGCGGGCCGTGACCTCCTGGTCGACTCCGGTCGCGACGCCGATCCGTTCGCCGTGCACGTCGAGACCGCCGACGGGCGTGAGCGCCTGCTGGCGAGCGCCGTGGTCGACGCGTCCGGCACATGGACCCGACCGAACCCGCTCGGCGCCGACGGCTGGCCCGCCCTGGGGGAGCGCGAGAACGCTGACCGGTTCATCTATGGCATTCCTGACTTCACCGACCCGGCTGTGGCCGCACGCTACGTCGGCAGGCACGTCGCCGTCGCAGGCAAGGGGGCGTCCGCGCAGGGCGCGCTCATCGGTCTGGCCCGCCTCGCCGGTCACGAACCGGCGACCCGCGTCTCCTGGCTGCTGCGCCGCCCGAGCGTCGGCGATGCGTTCGGCGGCGGCGACAACGACCAGCTCGAGCAGCGCGGCAAGCTCGGGCAGGACGCCCGGACCGCGGCGGCGAGCGGAGTCGTGACGGATGTGACCCAGTTCCGCACGGTGTCCGCCGAGACGCAGTCGAACGGTCGACTGACGCTCGTCTCCACCGGCGGTCAGCGGGTCCAGGACGTCGACGAGGTGATCGTGGTGACCGGCTACCGCCCGGACTTCAGCTTCCTGGCCGAGGTTCGCTTGGACCTCGACCCAGCCCTCGGCGCTGCGCGGATCCTCGCCGACCAGATCCACCCCGACCACCACAGCTGCGGTGACGTGGCTCCGCACGGCCACCGCGAGCTGGCCCAACCCGAGCGAGACTTCTTCATCGTCGGCATGAAGTCCTACGGCCGCGCGCCGTCCTTCCTCGCCATGACCGGGTACGAGCAGGTCCGCTCGGTCGTCGCCGCGCTGGACGGCGACCTCGAGGCGGCCGACCGCGTCGACCTCGTGCTGCCCGAGACCGGGGTGTGCGACGGTGCCGGCGCGTTCGACGACCCCGCCGCCTCCGGCGGTGGCTGCTGCGGCGCGCCGCAGGCCGGCGTCCTCACCCTCGGCGGCGCGGGCGCTCGCTGA
- a CDS encoding helix-turn-helix domain-containing GNAT family N-acetyltransferase, which produces MSKPRVAATPSRDRRPAPNLSREDAENYAAWFALLADPTRVRLLHHLSTSPAGALRIGDLAHQLEISQSTCSHHADLLKKLGFVVVDKVGTSSVVSVNTACCTGLPHAADVVMGSLAAPPCCPADLPTDVAVRPVADADMPRVLAIYDQGLATRNATFETTVPSADQLRSRWRPGLAWVAELDGEVVGWTAVTPTSDRECYAGVGETSVYVAESARGRGVGKALLFAQVTEADAAGLWTLQTSIFPENRASLALHHSAGYRTLAVRTRIGQLDGVWRDTVLLERRSHVL; this is translated from the coding sequence ATGTCGAAGCCACGAGTCGCGGCGACGCCGTCGCGTGACCGTCGTCCGGCGCCGAACCTGAGCCGAGAGGACGCGGAGAACTACGCCGCGTGGTTCGCGCTGCTGGCCGACCCCACGCGGGTCCGCCTGTTGCACCACCTCTCCACCTCGCCCGCCGGAGCGTTGAGGATCGGCGACCTGGCCCATCAGCTGGAGATCAGCCAGAGCACCTGCAGCCACCACGCCGACCTGCTGAAGAAGCTGGGATTCGTCGTGGTCGACAAGGTCGGCACCTCCAGCGTGGTGTCGGTCAACACCGCCTGCTGCACCGGCCTCCCCCACGCCGCCGATGTCGTCATGGGTTCGCTCGCGGCGCCCCCCTGCTGCCCCGCGGACCTGCCGACCGACGTGGCCGTGCGCCCGGTGGCGGACGCGGACATGCCGCGCGTGCTCGCCATCTACGACCAAGGCCTGGCGACCCGCAACGCGACCTTCGAGACCACCGTCCCGAGCGCGGACCAGCTGCGGTCCCGGTGGCGTCCCGGGCTGGCCTGGGTGGCCGAGCTCGACGGCGAGGTCGTCGGCTGGACCGCGGTGACGCCGACCTCGGACCGCGAGTGCTACGCCGGCGTCGGCGAGACCTCCGTGTACGTCGCGGAGTCGGCCCGGGGCCGCGGCGTCGGCAAGGCCCTGCTGTTCGCCCAGGTCACCGAGGCGGACGCCGCCGGGCTCTGGACCCTGCAGACGTCGATCTTCCCGGAGAACCGCGCCAGCCTCGCCCTGCACCACTCGGCCGGCTACCGGACCCTCGCGGTGCGGACCCGCATCGGTCAGCTCGACGGCGTGTGGCGCGACACCGTACTGCTGGAACGTCGCAGCCACGTCCTCTGA
- a CDS encoding arsenate reductase ArsC, producing the protein MTDRPSVLFVCVHNAGRSQMAAGFLSTLSEGAVEVRSAGSMPGEQINPVAVAAMAEVGIDIAGEQPKKLTEQAVLESDVVITMGCGDECPYFPGKRYEDWVLDDPAGQGIESVRPIRDEIRTRIEALLASLTPAAEA; encoded by the coding sequence GTGACTGATCGTCCCTCCGTCCTGTTCGTCTGCGTCCACAACGCCGGCCGGTCCCAGATGGCCGCCGGGTTCCTCTCCACGCTGTCCGAGGGTGCGGTCGAGGTCCGGTCGGCCGGGTCGATGCCCGGCGAGCAGATCAACCCGGTCGCGGTCGCGGCGATGGCCGAGGTCGGCATCGACATCGCCGGCGAGCAGCCCAAGAAGCTCACCGAGCAGGCCGTGCTCGAGTCCGATGTCGTCATCACCATGGGGTGCGGCGATGAGTGCCCGTACTTTCCCGGGAAGCGCTACGAGGACTGGGTGCTCGACGACCCGGCCGGTCAGGGCATCGAGTCGGTCCGACCGATCCGTGACGAGATCCGGACTCGCATCGAGGCGCTGTTGGCGTCCCTCACCCCGGCGGCCGAGGCATAG